The window TCGGCTTGGCCACCAGGGTCACGAACTCCAGCAGGAAGTTGACCGGAATAAACAGCGCTTGAACGAACAGGTTTTTGCTGCTGAACGGGTGCAGGGTCAGTTCGCCGATGAAACCACCGATGCCCTTGACCTTGATGCTGTAGAAGATGATCAGCGCGAACACCGACAGGGACATGGCCAGGGTGGCATTCGGATCCGTGGTCGGCACGGCGCGGAACACCAGATGCTCATTACCGGAAATGAACGCCGCCACCTGAGGAATCCAGTCCACCGGCACCAGGTCGATGGCGTTCATCAGGAAGATCCAGACGAATATCGTCAGCGACAACGGTGCAATCAGCGGGTTACGGCCGTGGAAGGTGTCCTTGACGCTGCCGTCGACGAACTCGACCATCACTTCGACGAAGTTCTGTAGGCCACCCGGCTGACCGGAAGTGGCTTTTTTCGCCGCCCAGCGGAACAGCAGGACGAAGAGCAGGCCCAGTGCCACGGACCAGCCCAGGGTGTCCACGTGGAATGCCCAGAAGCCCATTGCTTTTGCTTGTGCTGCATCGTGGGCAAAACCCCAGTCACCAGTAGGCAGACGCCCGAAAGTCAGGTTCTGCAAGTGGTGCTGGATATAGCCCGAAGCGGTTTGTTCTGCCATGTTTGCCTCAAACGCCCTAAGGTCTCGAAAGTCTTGTACGTACCAGCAGGGGGGAGAACCAGTTGACCAGTTGGGTCAGAAGGAACACGCCGAACACCGCCAGCGCTTCCAATGGCTTCACTCCTGCAAACGTCAGTGCAAACAGCACTGCCGTGAGAATCAACTTGCCCGCCTCGCCGGCATAAAAAGACCGGACTATGGCTTGGGCAGCCCGTGCGCCGCTGAAACGGAACGCCTTGTGGGCAAAGTACAGATTGGGCAGCCAAGCAATCAGGCCGCCACACAACCCCGAGTATCCGGCGACCGGGCTGCGGAATTGCCACAACAAGGTGGCGGCCAGCAGCACAACGATCAGCTGGATAAGCAGAACCGGGAACACCGGCAGACGATGGAAGGGCAAGCGGTTGGGCGTGCGAACATCCATCAGACGGGTCCTCGGCATCAGCCTCTGGTGTCGGCCGCCTTTAAATCAACGACTTGGCATAGTTTGTGCCGACAAAATGCGCGCAGAGTATAGGGGGCGTTCCCCCCCTATTCAACTGCCTGTAGTGTTTTCCGACTCCCCGCTACAGGCTCATTTGTGTCAGCGAATGTGCGCCAGAACACCCTGCAATTCGTCCAGCGAGTTGTAGCGAATCACCAACTGGCCCTTACCTTTCTGCCCATGCTTGATCTGCACCGGAGAGCCCAGGCGCTCGGCCAGCCGCTGTTCCAGACGGGTGATGTCAGGATCGGCTTTCACCTCAGTGGCGGGTTTGTTTGGATGACTCAGCCACTGGCGAACCAGCGCCTCGGTCTGCCGTACGGTGAGACCGCGTGCGACAACGTGTCGCGCCCCTTCGACCTGCTGTTCCGCGGGCAAACCGAGCAAAGCACGGGCATGGCCCATTTCCAGGTCGCCATGGGACAGCAGGGTCTTGACCTCTTCCGGCAGGGCAATCAGGCGTAGCAGGTTGGTGATGGTCACGCGCGATTTGCCCACCGCCTCGGCGACCTGCTGCTGGGTCAGCTGGAATTCCTGCTGCAGGCGCTGCAGGGCGTTGGCTTCCTCGATGGGATTGAGGTCCTCGCGCTGGATGTTCTCGATCAGCGCCATGGCGATGGCGGCTTCGTCCGGCACTTCGCGAACCATCGCCGGAATCTTCTCCAGCCCAGCCTGCTGACTGGCGCGCCAGCGCCGCTCGCCGGCGATGATCTCGAAGCGGCCGGCGCCGATCGGGCGCACGACGATCGGCTGCATCACACCCTGCACCTTGATCGACTGCGCCAACTCCTCCAGCGCCGTCGGGTCCATGTCGCGGCGCGGCTGGTACTTGCCACGCTGGATCAGGTCCAGCGGCAGGTGCTGCAGTTCGCGGTTGTCGGCCTGCACCGCTTCTTCCTGCATGGCGACGACGCTGCTGCCGCCCAACAGGGCATCCAGTCCGCGTCCGAGACCTCGTTTTTTGCTGGCCATGCGAGTTCCTTATGCCTTTTCGGTGCGCGCTGCGCTGCGCTGGCGGCGCGACAGTTCGCCGGCCAATGCCAGGTAGGCGAGCGCCCCGCGGGATTGCTTGTCATACACCAGCGCCGGCATACCGAAGCTGGGAGCCTCGGCCAGGCGCACGTTGCGCGGGATCACGGTGTCGTAGAGCTTGTCGCCGAAGTGGTCCTTCAGCTGCGCCGAAACATCGTTGGTCAGGCTGATGCGCGGATCGTACATGGTGCGCAGCAGGCCCTCGATCTTCAGCGTCGGGTTGAGCAGCTGGGTGATACGCTGGATCGAGTTGATCAGGTCGGTCAGCCCCTCGAGCGCGTAGTACTCGCACTGCATGGGGATGATCACCCCGTCGGCAGCGACCAGGGCGTTGACCGTCAGCATCGACAGCGACGGCGGGCAGTCGATGAGGATGTAGTCGTAGTTCTCGCGCACCGGCGCCAAGGCTTCGCGCAGGCGCTTCTCCTTGGCCGGCAGGTTGAGCAGGGCGACTTCCGCGGCCGTCAGGTCGCGGTTGGCCGGTAGCAGCTGGTAGCCGCCGTGTTCGGAGAACTGCATGGCCTCGACCAGGTTGCACTCGCCGATCAGCACGTCGTAGATGGAATATTCGAGGCCGAGCTTGTCGACGCCACTACCCGTGGTGGCGTTGCCTTGCGGATCGAGATCGATCAGCAGCACGCGGCGCTTGGTCGCCACCAGCGAGGCGGCCAGGTTGATACAGGTGGTGGTCTTGGCCACACCGCCCTTCTGGTTGGCGATGGCGAGTACTTTAGCCATGGTCGGCGTCTGTTCCAGTCATAGGGTGCGGCGCAGTATCAACAGATGGCGTTGGCCTTGGCAACCGGGAACCTTGAGCACATGGCAGGCCTGCAGGTGGAAATCGCTTGGCAGTGCCTGCAGCTCGTCGTCCGGCTGCACGCCCTTCATCGCCAACCAACGGGTTTCGCCATCACCGAGATGGCGGGTCCAGCTGCTGAAATCCGCCAGCGAGCTGAACGCCCGCGAGCAGATGCCGGCGAACGGCTGCGCCGGGGTGAAGGCCTCGACCCGGCTGTGGACAACTTCGAGGTTGGCGAGTTTCAGCTCCAGTTTGACCTGGGTGAGAAAGCGGGTCTTCTTGCCGTTGGAGTCGAGCAGGGTGAAGTGCTTCTGTGGAAACAGGATGGCCAGCGGCACGCCGGGCATGCCACCGCCGCTGCCGACGTCCAGCCAGCGCTCGCCGCCCTCGGCGACATAAGGCACCACGCTCAGGCTGTCGAGCAGGTGGCGGGAAACCATCTCGTCCGGATCGCGCACGGCGGTGAGGTTGTAGGCCTTGTTCCACTTGATCAGCAGGGCCAGGTAGGCGAGCAACTGCTCATGCTGCTGCGCCGTCAATTCGACGCGCAGGGCCCGCGCGCCCTGCGCGAGCTCCTCGGCATGGCGCTCGGTAACCATAGACATCAGGCGCTTTGCTCCAGCTGGCGGCCGGCGCCGCGTTTCTTCAGGTGGATCAGCAACAGCGAGATCGCCGCCGGCGTCACCCCGGGGATGCGCGAGGCCTGGCCGAGGGTCTGCGGGCGGTGCTGGCCGAGCTTGTGCTGGATCTCTTTCGACAGCCCGGAAATCGTCGTGTAATCGATATCGTCCGGCAGCTGGGTGTCCTCGCTGGCGCGCAGGCGGGCGATTTCCTCCTGCTGGCGGTCGATGTAACCGGCGTACTTGGTCTTGATCTCCACCTGCTCGGCGACCTGCGGATCCTCGGCGCCGCCACCGGTGACCTCGGCCAGGCCGGCGTAATCGATCTCCGGGCGGCTGAGCAGGTTGAGCAGGTTGTATTCGTGGTTCAGCGGCGTGCCGAAGCGCGCGGCGATGGCCTCGCCCTGCGGCGTGCCGGGGCGCACCCAGGTGCCCTTCAGGCGTTGCTCCTCGCGTTCGATGCCTTCGCGCTTGGCGCAGAAGGCCGCCCAACGCGCGTCGTCGACCAGGCCCAGCTCGCGGCCCTTCTCGGTCAGGCGCAGGTCGGCGTTGTCCTCGCGCAGGATCAGCCGGTATTCGGCACGCGAGGTGAACATGCGGTACGGCTCCTGGGTGCCGAGGGTGATCAGGTCGTCGACCAGCACGCCGATGTAGGCCTCGTCTCGGCGCGGGCACCAGGCGTCCTTGCCCTGCGCGCGTAGCGCGGCGTTGGCGCCGGCCAGCAGGCCCTGGGCGCCGGCCTCCTCGTAGCCGGTGGTGCCGTTGATCTGGCCGGCGAAGAACAGGCCGCCGATTACCTTGGTTTCCAGGCTGTACTTGAGGTCGCGCGGATCGAAGTAGTCGTATTCGATGGCGTAGCCGGGCCGCACGATATGGGCGTTCTCCATGCCGCGGATGGAGCGCACGATCTCAAGCTGCACGTCGAACGGCAGCGAGGTGGAGATGCCGTTGGGGTACAACTCATGGGTGTTCAGGCCTTCCGGCTCGATGAACACCTGGTGGCTGTCCTTGTCGGCGAAGCGGTGGATCTTGTCCTCGATCGACGGGCAGTAACGCGGGCCGATGCCCTCGATTACCCCGGAGTACATCGGCGAGCGGTCGAGGTTGCTGGCGATGATCTCGTGGGTGCGCGCATTGGTGTGGGTGATCCAGCAACTGACCTGCGGCGGATGCTGCTCGGCGCGGCCGAGGAAGGACATCAGCGGAATCGGCGTGTCGCCGGGCTGCTCGGTCATCACCGAGAAGTCCACGCTGCGCCCATCGATGCGCGGCGGGGTGCCGGTCTTCAGCCGGCCGACGCGCAGCGGCTGCTCGCGCAGGCGCTGGGCCAGGGCGATCGACGGCGGATCGCCGGCACGGCCGCCGGAATAGTTCTGCAACCCGATGTGGATAAGTCCGCCGAGGAAGGTGCCGGTGGTCAGCACCACGGAGTTGGCGAAGAAGCGCAGGCCCATCTGGGTGATCACGCCTTTGACCTCGGTGTTTTCCACGATCAGGTCGTCGCAGGCCTGCTGGAAGATCCACAGGTTGGGCTGGTTTTCCAGAATCTCGCGGATCGCCGCCTTGTACAGCACTCGGTCGGCCTGGGCACGGGTGGCGCGTACCGCTGGGCCCTTGCGGCTGTTGAGCACGCGGAACTGGATGCCGCCCTTGTCGGTGGCCGTGGCCATGGCGCCGCCCAGGGCGTCGATTTCCTTGACCAGGTGGCTCTTGCCGATGCCGCCGATGGCCGGGTTGCAACTCATCTGCCCGAGGGTTTCCACGTTGTGCGTCAGCAGCAGGGTCTTCACGCCCATGCGTGCCGCTGCCAGTGCAGCCTCGGTGCCGGCATGGCCGCCACCGATCACGATCACGTCAAAACGGGAAGGGTAATCCACCACGCACCTCGTGCCTGTTCAGATAGGGGAAATCGGAAAGGCGGCAAGTATAGGGAGTTAGCCCTCCTGAATGAAGTCTTCTGGACAAAAAATAGCCAACCGGCCGGTCGGCTCGAAGGTCCAGTCAAAT is drawn from Pseudomonas cavernae and contains these coding sequences:
- the mnmG gene encoding tRNA uridine-5-carboxymethylaminomethyl(34) synthesis enzyme MnmG produces the protein MDYPSRFDVIVIGGGHAGTEAALAAARMGVKTLLLTHNVETLGQMSCNPAIGGIGKSHLVKEIDALGGAMATATDKGGIQFRVLNSRKGPAVRATRAQADRVLYKAAIREILENQPNLWIFQQACDDLIVENTEVKGVITQMGLRFFANSVVLTTGTFLGGLIHIGLQNYSGGRAGDPPSIALAQRLREQPLRVGRLKTGTPPRIDGRSVDFSVMTEQPGDTPIPLMSFLGRAEQHPPQVSCWITHTNARTHEIIASNLDRSPMYSGVIEGIGPRYCPSIEDKIHRFADKDSHQVFIEPEGLNTHELYPNGISTSLPFDVQLEIVRSIRGMENAHIVRPGYAIEYDYFDPRDLKYSLETKVIGGLFFAGQINGTTGYEEAGAQGLLAGANAALRAQGKDAWCPRRDEAYIGVLVDDLITLGTQEPYRMFTSRAEYRLILREDNADLRLTEKGRELGLVDDARWAAFCAKREGIEREEQRLKGTWVRPGTPQGEAIAARFGTPLNHEYNLLNLLSRPEIDYAGLAEVTGGGAEDPQVAEQVEIKTKYAGYIDRQQEEIARLRASEDTQLPDDIDYTTISGLSKEIQHKLGQHRPQTLGQASRIPGVTPAAISLLLIHLKKRGAGRQLEQSA
- a CDS encoding ParB/RepB/Spo0J family partition protein, whose amino-acid sequence is MASKKRGLGRGLDALLGGSSVVAMQEEAVQADNRELQHLPLDLIQRGKYQPRRDMDPTALEELAQSIKVQGVMQPIVVRPIGAGRFEIIAGERRWRASQQAGLEKIPAMVREVPDEAAIAMALIENIQREDLNPIEEANALQRLQQEFQLTQQQVAEAVGKSRVTITNLLRLIALPEEVKTLLSHGDLEMGHARALLGLPAEQQVEGARHVVARGLTVRQTEALVRQWLSHPNKPATEVKADPDITRLEQRLAERLGSPVQIKHGQKGKGQLVIRYNSLDELQGVLAHIR
- the rsmG gene encoding 16S rRNA (guanine(527)-N(7))-methyltransferase RsmG, with the protein product MSMVTERHAEELAQGARALRVELTAQQHEQLLAYLALLIKWNKAYNLTAVRDPDEMVSRHLLDSLSVVPYVAEGGERWLDVGSGGGMPGVPLAILFPQKHFTLLDSNGKKTRFLTQVKLELKLANLEVVHSRVEAFTPAQPFAGICSRAFSSLADFSSWTRHLGDGETRWLAMKGVQPDDELQALPSDFHLQACHVLKVPGCQGQRHLLILRRTL
- a CDS encoding F0F1 ATP synthase subunit I, producing MDVRTPNRLPFHRLPVFPVLLIQLIVVLLAATLLWQFRSPVAGYSGLCGGLIAWLPNLYFAHKAFRFSGARAAQAIVRSFYAGEAGKLILTAVLFALTFAGVKPLEALAVFGVFLLTQLVNWFSPLLVRTRLSRP
- a CDS encoding ParA family protein codes for the protein MAKVLAIANQKGGVAKTTTCINLAASLVATKRRVLLIDLDPQGNATTGSGVDKLGLEYSIYDVLIGECNLVEAMQFSEHGGYQLLPANRDLTAAEVALLNLPAKEKRLREALAPVRENYDYILIDCPPSLSMLTVNALVAADGVIIPMQCEYYALEGLTDLINSIQRITQLLNPTLKIEGLLRTMYDPRISLTNDVSAQLKDHFGDKLYDTVIPRNVRLAEAPSFGMPALVYDKQSRGALAYLALAGELSRRQRSAARTEKA
- the atpB gene encoding F0F1 ATP synthase subunit A is translated as MAEQTASGYIQHHLQNLTFGRLPTGDWGFAHDAAQAKAMGFWAFHVDTLGWSVALGLLFVLLFRWAAKKATSGQPGGLQNFVEVMVEFVDGSVKDTFHGRNPLIAPLSLTIFVWIFLMNAIDLVPVDWIPQVAAFISGNEHLVFRAVPTTDPNATLAMSLSVFALIIFYSIKVKGIGGFIGELTLHPFSSKNLFVQALFIPVNFLLEFVTLVAKPISLALRLFGNMYAGELVFILIAVMFGTGILWLSGLGVALQWAWAVFHILIITLQAFIFMVLTIIYLSLAHEDNH